In Helianthus annuus cultivar XRQ/B chromosome 3, HanXRQr2.0-SUNRISE, whole genome shotgun sequence, a single window of DNA contains:
- the LOC110928668 gene encoding probable receptor-like protein kinase At2g23200 isoform X4 — MLSVVTINDEEKLRSLATESVFHRFSLAEIQSATQNFDDDLVVGKGGFGKVYKGCIYGIGDTTERVVAIKRLDSFSRQGASEFMTEIEMLSKLRHCHLVSLIGYCSDNNEMILVYEYMPNGTIEHHLHKAETPLSWMHRLKISIGAARGLDYLHTGVGTQQGIIHRDVKSSNILLDENWAAKIADFGLSKIIDEPSSGVSTGLKGTFGYLDPEYSMTGHLTRKSDVYSFGVVLFEVLSGRRAVDTRFKEEEWNLAIWAKKCVKERRLDQIVSSHIIAQISPKCLNKFVQIADRCLNNSRKKRPTMADVVVTLQQSLALQEQFDSSAQAAGSTGFTYKMQYLLFGPRHNSGDPDTLSSTHKGGIDHSFRMFSYRDMERATRNFSSHMLLGRGHYGEVYRGWLDKKTFSPSTSDNGLIIAVKRLDTYKFKPHMKMKLLEEFNDPNVVKILGYCTEEDSILIVYEFMHQGTLNDYLFSVERRTERHLFISRVKIAIGVARGLAFLRTHPQLEDCSLQMHNILLDEEFNAKLSDFDVKMLVPSSDADEPLYLTPSSSYYLKVKSGVFGFGVLLMELLTGEPIASASDLAETRHCLPGEHGFVSLPSIYGALDCRIRLNFPQTKPAVQLALLAQKCVVDKSYLRPTLESVLQELEEIFRVMLNIGNSGN, encoded by the exons ATGCTCTCTGTGGTAACAATCAATGATGAAGAGAAGTTGCGTTCATTAGCAACGGAAAGCGTTTTTCATCGTTTTTCCCTTGCAGAGATTCAGTCAGCTACTCAAAACTTTGATGATGATCTGGTAGTTGGAAAGGGAGGTTTTGGGAAGGTATACAAAGGCTGTATCTATGGTATTGGAGATACCACTGAACGCGTTGTTGCCATTAAACGGTTAGATTCATTTTCTAGGCAAGGGGCATCTGAGTTCATGACTGAAATTGAGATGCTTTCCAAGTTGCGCCACTGCCATCTTGTGTCTTTAATTGGTTATTGTTCTGATAACAATGAGATGATACTTGTTTACGAGTACATGCCCAACGGGACAATTGAGCATCATTTGCACAAAGCTGAGACTCCTTTATCTTGGATGCATAGGCTCAAGATAAGCATAGGTGCAGCACGAGGATTAGATTACCTGCACACCGGTGTGGGTACCCAACAAGGAATCATACACCGAGATGTGAAAAGCTCTAATATTCTACTAGATGAAAATTGGGCAGCAAAGATCGCGGattttggtttgtcaaaaattatAGATGAACCATCTTCTGGTGTGAGTACCGGCCTTAAAGGCACATTTGGGTATCTAGATCCAGAGTACTCCATGACCGGGCATTTAACTAGGAAATCAGATGTTTATTCTTTTGGGGTCGTTTTGTTTGAGGTACTATCTGGGAGGCGTGCAGTCGATACAAGGTTTAAAGAAGAGGAGTGGAATTTGGCAATTTGGGCTAAAAAGTGTGTGAAAGAACGAAGATTAGATCAGATTGTTAGTTCTCATATTATAGCACAAATTTCTCCAAAATGCTTGAATAAGTTTGTCCAGATTGCAGACCGGTGTTTAAACAACTCCAGAAAAAAGCGCCCCACAATGGCTGATGTTGTGGTTACTCTTCAGCAATCATTGGCATTGCAGGAGCAATTTGACAGTTCAGCGCAGGCTGCAGGTTCAACGGGGTTCACCTATAAAATGCAATATCTACTTTTCGGGCCTAGACATAACTCTG GTGACCCTGACACACTGTCATCCACCCATAAAGGGGGTATCGATCATTCTTTTAGAATGTTTTCATACAGAGATATGGAACGAGCCACTAGAAATTTCAGCAGTCACATGTTGTTGGGTCGTGGACATTATGGAGAGGTATATAGAGGTTGGCTTGATAAGAAGACCTTTTCCCCTTCAACGTCTGATAATGGATTGATCATTGCTGTTAAAAGACTCGATACATACAAGTTTAAACCTCATATG AAGATGAAACTTTTGGAAGAATTtaatgatcccaacgttgttaagATCTTAGGGTACTGCACGGAAGAAGATTCGATACTCATTGTCTACGAGTTCATGCATCAAGGAACCTTAAACGATTATCTATTCAGTG TTGAAAGAAGAACAGAGCGACACCTGTTTATTTCGAGGGTCAAAATTGCAATAGGGGTTGCTCGAGGTCTTGCTTTCTTGCGCAcacatccccaacttgaagattGCTCATTGCAGATGCACAATATATTGTTGGATGAG GAATTTAATGCAAAACTCTCCGATTTTGATGTGAAAATGTTGGTACCCAGTAGTGATGCTGATGAACCCTTGTATCTCACTCCAAGTTCATCCT ACTATTTGAAGGTGAAGAGTGGTGTCTTTGGTTTCGGAGTGCTATTGATGGAGCTGCTAACGGGGGAACCAATTGCTAGCGCAAGTGATCTGGCAGAAACAAGACATTGTTTACCTGGAGAACATGGGTTTGTTTCATTGCCAAGTATATATGGTGCATTGGATTGCCGAATAAGATTAAACTTCCCGCAAACAAAACCAGCAGTCCAATTAGCTTTACTTGCTCAAAAATGTGTTGTGGATAAATCCTACCTGCGCCCAACCCTTGAATCGGTCTTGCAGGAACTAGAAGAAATCTTTCGCGTCATGTTAAATATTGGTAATAGTGGTAACTAG
- the LOC110928668 gene encoding probable receptor-like protein kinase At2g23200 isoform X2, whose amino-acid sequence MLSVVTINDEEKLRSLATESVFHRFSLAEIQSATQNFDDDLVVGKGGFGKVYKGCIYGIGDTTERVVAIKRLDSFSRQGASEFMTEIEMLSKLRHCHLVSLIGYCSDNNEMILVYEYMPNGTIEHHLHKAETPLSWMHRLKISIGAARGLDYLHTGVGTQQGIIHRDVKSSNILLDENWAAKIADFGLSKIIDEPSSGVSTGLKGTFGYLDPEYSMTGHLTRKSDVYSFGVVLFEVLSGRRAVDTRFKEEEWNLAIWAKKCVKERRLDQIVSSHIIAQISPKCLNKFVQIADRCLNNSRKKRPTMADVVVTLQQSLALQEQFDSSAQAAGSTGFTYKMQYLLFGPRHNSGDPDTLSSTHKGGIDHSFRMFSYRDMERATRNFSSHMLLGRGHYGEVYRGWLDKKTFSPSTSDNGLIIAVKRLDTYKFKPHMVKEKMKLLEEFNDPNVVKILGYCTEEDSILIVYEFMHQGTLNDYLFSVERRTERHLFISRVKIAIGVARGLAFLRTHPQLEDCSLQMHNILLDEEFNAKLSDFDVKMLVPSSDADEPLYLTPSSSYYLKVKSGVFGFGVLLMELLTGEPIASASDLAETRHCLPGEHGFVSLPSIYGALDCRIRLNFPQTKPAVQLALLAQKCVVDKSYLRPTLESVLQELEEIFRVMLNIGNSGN is encoded by the exons ATGCTCTCTGTGGTAACAATCAATGATGAAGAGAAGTTGCGTTCATTAGCAACGGAAAGCGTTTTTCATCGTTTTTCCCTTGCAGAGATTCAGTCAGCTACTCAAAACTTTGATGATGATCTGGTAGTTGGAAAGGGAGGTTTTGGGAAGGTATACAAAGGCTGTATCTATGGTATTGGAGATACCACTGAACGCGTTGTTGCCATTAAACGGTTAGATTCATTTTCTAGGCAAGGGGCATCTGAGTTCATGACTGAAATTGAGATGCTTTCCAAGTTGCGCCACTGCCATCTTGTGTCTTTAATTGGTTATTGTTCTGATAACAATGAGATGATACTTGTTTACGAGTACATGCCCAACGGGACAATTGAGCATCATTTGCACAAAGCTGAGACTCCTTTATCTTGGATGCATAGGCTCAAGATAAGCATAGGTGCAGCACGAGGATTAGATTACCTGCACACCGGTGTGGGTACCCAACAAGGAATCATACACCGAGATGTGAAAAGCTCTAATATTCTACTAGATGAAAATTGGGCAGCAAAGATCGCGGattttggtttgtcaaaaattatAGATGAACCATCTTCTGGTGTGAGTACCGGCCTTAAAGGCACATTTGGGTATCTAGATCCAGAGTACTCCATGACCGGGCATTTAACTAGGAAATCAGATGTTTATTCTTTTGGGGTCGTTTTGTTTGAGGTACTATCTGGGAGGCGTGCAGTCGATACAAGGTTTAAAGAAGAGGAGTGGAATTTGGCAATTTGGGCTAAAAAGTGTGTGAAAGAACGAAGATTAGATCAGATTGTTAGTTCTCATATTATAGCACAAATTTCTCCAAAATGCTTGAATAAGTTTGTCCAGATTGCAGACCGGTGTTTAAACAACTCCAGAAAAAAGCGCCCCACAATGGCTGATGTTGTGGTTACTCTTCAGCAATCATTGGCATTGCAGGAGCAATTTGACAGTTCAGCGCAGGCTGCAGGTTCAACGGGGTTCACCTATAAAATGCAATATCTACTTTTCGGGCCTAGACATAACTCTG GTGACCCTGACACACTGTCATCCACCCATAAAGGGGGTATCGATCATTCTTTTAGAATGTTTTCATACAGAGATATGGAACGAGCCACTAGAAATTTCAGCAGTCACATGTTGTTGGGTCGTGGACATTATGGAGAGGTATATAGAGGTTGGCTTGATAAGAAGACCTTTTCCCCTTCAACGTCTGATAATGGATTGATCATTGCTGTTAAAAGACTCGATACATACAAGTTTAAACCTCATATGGTAAAGGAG AAGATGAAACTTTTGGAAGAATTtaatgatcccaacgttgttaagATCTTAGGGTACTGCACGGAAGAAGATTCGATACTCATTGTCTACGAGTTCATGCATCAAGGAACCTTAAACGATTATCTATTCAGTG TTGAAAGAAGAACAGAGCGACACCTGTTTATTTCGAGGGTCAAAATTGCAATAGGGGTTGCTCGAGGTCTTGCTTTCTTGCGCAcacatccccaacttgaagattGCTCATTGCAGATGCACAATATATTGTTGGATGAG GAATTTAATGCAAAACTCTCCGATTTTGATGTGAAAATGTTGGTACCCAGTAGTGATGCTGATGAACCCTTGTATCTCACTCCAAGTTCATCCT ACTATTTGAAGGTGAAGAGTGGTGTCTTTGGTTTCGGAGTGCTATTGATGGAGCTGCTAACGGGGGAACCAATTGCTAGCGCAAGTGATCTGGCAGAAACAAGACATTGTTTACCTGGAGAACATGGGTTTGTTTCATTGCCAAGTATATATGGTGCATTGGATTGCCGAATAAGATTAAACTTCCCGCAAACAAAACCAGCAGTCCAATTAGCTTTACTTGCTCAAAAATGTGTTGTGGATAAATCCTACCTGCGCCCAACCCTTGAATCGGTCTTGCAGGAACTAGAAGAAATCTTTCGCGTCATGTTAAATATTGGTAATAGTGGTAACTAG
- the LOC110928668 gene encoding probable receptor-like protein kinase At2g23200 isoform X3 — protein MLSVVTINDEEKLRSLATESVFHRFSLAEIQSATQNFDDDLVVGKGGFGKVYKGCIYGIGDTTERVVAIKRLDSFSRQGASEFMTEIEMLSKLRHCHLVSLIGYCSDNNEMILVYEYMPNGTIEHHLHKAETPLSWMHRLKISIGAARGLDYLHTGVGTQQGIIHRDVKSSNILLDENWAAKIADFGLSKIIDEPSSGVSTGLKGTFGYLDPEYSMTGHLTRKSDVYSFGVVLFEVLSGRRAVDTRFKEEEWNLAIWAKKCVKERRLDQIVSSHIIAQISPKCLNKFVQIADRCLNNSRKKRPTMADVVVTLQQSLALQEQFDSSAQAAGSTGFTYKMQYLLFGPRHNSGDPDTLSSTHKGGIDHSFRMFSYRDMERATRNFSSHMLLGRGHYGEVYRGWLDKKTFSPSTSDNGLIIAVKRLDTYKFKPHMQKMKLLEEFNDPNVVKILGYCTEEDSILIVYEFMHQGTLNDYLFSVERRTERHLFISRVKIAIGVARGLAFLRTHPQLEDCSLQMHNILLDEEFNAKLSDFDVKMLVPSSDADEPLYLTPSSSYYLKVKSGVFGFGVLLMELLTGEPIASASDLAETRHCLPGEHGFVSLPSIYGALDCRIRLNFPQTKPAVQLALLAQKCVVDKSYLRPTLESVLQELEEIFRVMLNIGNSGN, from the exons ATGCTCTCTGTGGTAACAATCAATGATGAAGAGAAGTTGCGTTCATTAGCAACGGAAAGCGTTTTTCATCGTTTTTCCCTTGCAGAGATTCAGTCAGCTACTCAAAACTTTGATGATGATCTGGTAGTTGGAAAGGGAGGTTTTGGGAAGGTATACAAAGGCTGTATCTATGGTATTGGAGATACCACTGAACGCGTTGTTGCCATTAAACGGTTAGATTCATTTTCTAGGCAAGGGGCATCTGAGTTCATGACTGAAATTGAGATGCTTTCCAAGTTGCGCCACTGCCATCTTGTGTCTTTAATTGGTTATTGTTCTGATAACAATGAGATGATACTTGTTTACGAGTACATGCCCAACGGGACAATTGAGCATCATTTGCACAAAGCTGAGACTCCTTTATCTTGGATGCATAGGCTCAAGATAAGCATAGGTGCAGCACGAGGATTAGATTACCTGCACACCGGTGTGGGTACCCAACAAGGAATCATACACCGAGATGTGAAAAGCTCTAATATTCTACTAGATGAAAATTGGGCAGCAAAGATCGCGGattttggtttgtcaaaaattatAGATGAACCATCTTCTGGTGTGAGTACCGGCCTTAAAGGCACATTTGGGTATCTAGATCCAGAGTACTCCATGACCGGGCATTTAACTAGGAAATCAGATGTTTATTCTTTTGGGGTCGTTTTGTTTGAGGTACTATCTGGGAGGCGTGCAGTCGATACAAGGTTTAAAGAAGAGGAGTGGAATTTGGCAATTTGGGCTAAAAAGTGTGTGAAAGAACGAAGATTAGATCAGATTGTTAGTTCTCATATTATAGCACAAATTTCTCCAAAATGCTTGAATAAGTTTGTCCAGATTGCAGACCGGTGTTTAAACAACTCCAGAAAAAAGCGCCCCACAATGGCTGATGTTGTGGTTACTCTTCAGCAATCATTGGCATTGCAGGAGCAATTTGACAGTTCAGCGCAGGCTGCAGGTTCAACGGGGTTCACCTATAAAATGCAATATCTACTTTTCGGGCCTAGACATAACTCTG GTGACCCTGACACACTGTCATCCACCCATAAAGGGGGTATCGATCATTCTTTTAGAATGTTTTCATACAGAGATATGGAACGAGCCACTAGAAATTTCAGCAGTCACATGTTGTTGGGTCGTGGACATTATGGAGAGGTATATAGAGGTTGGCTTGATAAGAAGACCTTTTCCCCTTCAACGTCTGATAATGGATTGATCATTGCTGTTAAAAGACTCGATACATACAAGTTTAAACCTCATATG CAGAAGATGAAACTTTTGGAAGAATTtaatgatcccaacgttgttaagATCTTAGGGTACTGCACGGAAGAAGATTCGATACTCATTGTCTACGAGTTCATGCATCAAGGAACCTTAAACGATTATCTATTCAGTG TTGAAAGAAGAACAGAGCGACACCTGTTTATTTCGAGGGTCAAAATTGCAATAGGGGTTGCTCGAGGTCTTGCTTTCTTGCGCAcacatccccaacttgaagattGCTCATTGCAGATGCACAATATATTGTTGGATGAG GAATTTAATGCAAAACTCTCCGATTTTGATGTGAAAATGTTGGTACCCAGTAGTGATGCTGATGAACCCTTGTATCTCACTCCAAGTTCATCCT ACTATTTGAAGGTGAAGAGTGGTGTCTTTGGTTTCGGAGTGCTATTGATGGAGCTGCTAACGGGGGAACCAATTGCTAGCGCAAGTGATCTGGCAGAAACAAGACATTGTTTACCTGGAGAACATGGGTTTGTTTCATTGCCAAGTATATATGGTGCATTGGATTGCCGAATAAGATTAAACTTCCCGCAAACAAAACCAGCAGTCCAATTAGCTTTACTTGCTCAAAAATGTGTTGTGGATAAATCCTACCTGCGCCCAACCCTTGAATCGGTCTTGCAGGAACTAGAAGAAATCTTTCGCGTCATGTTAAATATTGGTAATAGTGGTAACTAG
- the LOC110928668 gene encoding probable receptor-like protein kinase At2g23200 isoform X1 has translation MLSVVTINDEEKLRSLATESVFHRFSLAEIQSATQNFDDDLVVGKGGFGKVYKGCIYGIGDTTERVVAIKRLDSFSRQGASEFMTEIEMLSKLRHCHLVSLIGYCSDNNEMILVYEYMPNGTIEHHLHKAETPLSWMHRLKISIGAARGLDYLHTGVGTQQGIIHRDVKSSNILLDENWAAKIADFGLSKIIDEPSSGVSTGLKGTFGYLDPEYSMTGHLTRKSDVYSFGVVLFEVLSGRRAVDTRFKEEEWNLAIWAKKCVKERRLDQIVSSHIIAQISPKCLNKFVQIADRCLNNSRKKRPTMADVVVTLQQSLALQEQFDSSAQAAGSTGFTYKMQYLLFGPRHNSGDPDTLSSTHKGGIDHSFRMFSYRDMERATRNFSSHMLLGRGHYGEVYRGWLDKKTFSPSTSDNGLIIAVKRLDTYKFKPHMVKEQKMKLLEEFNDPNVVKILGYCTEEDSILIVYEFMHQGTLNDYLFSVERRTERHLFISRVKIAIGVARGLAFLRTHPQLEDCSLQMHNILLDEEFNAKLSDFDVKMLVPSSDADEPLYLTPSSSYYLKVKSGVFGFGVLLMELLTGEPIASASDLAETRHCLPGEHGFVSLPSIYGALDCRIRLNFPQTKPAVQLALLAQKCVVDKSYLRPTLESVLQELEEIFRVMLNIGNSGN, from the exons ATGCTCTCTGTGGTAACAATCAATGATGAAGAGAAGTTGCGTTCATTAGCAACGGAAAGCGTTTTTCATCGTTTTTCCCTTGCAGAGATTCAGTCAGCTACTCAAAACTTTGATGATGATCTGGTAGTTGGAAAGGGAGGTTTTGGGAAGGTATACAAAGGCTGTATCTATGGTATTGGAGATACCACTGAACGCGTTGTTGCCATTAAACGGTTAGATTCATTTTCTAGGCAAGGGGCATCTGAGTTCATGACTGAAATTGAGATGCTTTCCAAGTTGCGCCACTGCCATCTTGTGTCTTTAATTGGTTATTGTTCTGATAACAATGAGATGATACTTGTTTACGAGTACATGCCCAACGGGACAATTGAGCATCATTTGCACAAAGCTGAGACTCCTTTATCTTGGATGCATAGGCTCAAGATAAGCATAGGTGCAGCACGAGGATTAGATTACCTGCACACCGGTGTGGGTACCCAACAAGGAATCATACACCGAGATGTGAAAAGCTCTAATATTCTACTAGATGAAAATTGGGCAGCAAAGATCGCGGattttggtttgtcaaaaattatAGATGAACCATCTTCTGGTGTGAGTACCGGCCTTAAAGGCACATTTGGGTATCTAGATCCAGAGTACTCCATGACCGGGCATTTAACTAGGAAATCAGATGTTTATTCTTTTGGGGTCGTTTTGTTTGAGGTACTATCTGGGAGGCGTGCAGTCGATACAAGGTTTAAAGAAGAGGAGTGGAATTTGGCAATTTGGGCTAAAAAGTGTGTGAAAGAACGAAGATTAGATCAGATTGTTAGTTCTCATATTATAGCACAAATTTCTCCAAAATGCTTGAATAAGTTTGTCCAGATTGCAGACCGGTGTTTAAACAACTCCAGAAAAAAGCGCCCCACAATGGCTGATGTTGTGGTTACTCTTCAGCAATCATTGGCATTGCAGGAGCAATTTGACAGTTCAGCGCAGGCTGCAGGTTCAACGGGGTTCACCTATAAAATGCAATATCTACTTTTCGGGCCTAGACATAACTCTG GTGACCCTGACACACTGTCATCCACCCATAAAGGGGGTATCGATCATTCTTTTAGAATGTTTTCATACAGAGATATGGAACGAGCCACTAGAAATTTCAGCAGTCACATGTTGTTGGGTCGTGGACATTATGGAGAGGTATATAGAGGTTGGCTTGATAAGAAGACCTTTTCCCCTTCAACGTCTGATAATGGATTGATCATTGCTGTTAAAAGACTCGATACATACAAGTTTAAACCTCATATGGTAAAGGAG CAGAAGATGAAACTTTTGGAAGAATTtaatgatcccaacgttgttaagATCTTAGGGTACTGCACGGAAGAAGATTCGATACTCATTGTCTACGAGTTCATGCATCAAGGAACCTTAAACGATTATCTATTCAGTG TTGAAAGAAGAACAGAGCGACACCTGTTTATTTCGAGGGTCAAAATTGCAATAGGGGTTGCTCGAGGTCTTGCTTTCTTGCGCAcacatccccaacttgaagattGCTCATTGCAGATGCACAATATATTGTTGGATGAG GAATTTAATGCAAAACTCTCCGATTTTGATGTGAAAATGTTGGTACCCAGTAGTGATGCTGATGAACCCTTGTATCTCACTCCAAGTTCATCCT ACTATTTGAAGGTGAAGAGTGGTGTCTTTGGTTTCGGAGTGCTATTGATGGAGCTGCTAACGGGGGAACCAATTGCTAGCGCAAGTGATCTGGCAGAAACAAGACATTGTTTACCTGGAGAACATGGGTTTGTTTCATTGCCAAGTATATATGGTGCATTGGATTGCCGAATAAGATTAAACTTCCCGCAAACAAAACCAGCAGTCCAATTAGCTTTACTTGCTCAAAAATGTGTTGTGGATAAATCCTACCTGCGCCCAACCCTTGAATCGGTCTTGCAGGAACTAGAAGAAATCTTTCGCGTCATGTTAAATATTGGTAATAGTGGTAACTAG
- the LOC110928668 gene encoding receptor-like protein kinase ANXUR1 isoform X5 — MLSVVTINDEEKLRSLATESVFHRFSLAEIQSATQNFDDDLVVGKGGFGKVYKGCIYGIGDTTERVVAIKRLDSFSRQGASEFMTEIEMLSKLRHCHLVSLIGYCSDNNEMILVYEYMPNGTIEHHLHKAETPLSWMHRLKISIGAARGLDYLHTGVGTQQGIIHRDVKSSNILLDENWAAKIADFGLSKIIDEPSSGVSTGLKGTFGYLDPEYSMTGHLTRKSDVYSFGVVLFEVLSGRRAVDTRFKEEEWNLAIWAKKCVKERRLDQIVSSHIIAQISPKCLNKFVQIADRCLNNSRKKRPTMADVVVTLQQSLALQEQFDSSAQAAGSTGFTYKMQYLLFGPRHNSGDPDTLSSTHKGGIDHSFRMFSYRDMERATRNFSSHMLLGRGHYGEVYRGWLDKKTFSPSTSDNGLIIAVKRLDTYKFKPHMVKEQKMKLLEEFNDPNVVKILGYCTEEDSILIVYEFMHQGTLNDYLFSVERRTERHLFISRVKIAIGVARGLAFLRTHPQLEDCSLQMHNILLDEEFNAKLSDFDVKMLVPSSDADEPLYLTPSSS, encoded by the exons ATGCTCTCTGTGGTAACAATCAATGATGAAGAGAAGTTGCGTTCATTAGCAACGGAAAGCGTTTTTCATCGTTTTTCCCTTGCAGAGATTCAGTCAGCTACTCAAAACTTTGATGATGATCTGGTAGTTGGAAAGGGAGGTTTTGGGAAGGTATACAAAGGCTGTATCTATGGTATTGGAGATACCACTGAACGCGTTGTTGCCATTAAACGGTTAGATTCATTTTCTAGGCAAGGGGCATCTGAGTTCATGACTGAAATTGAGATGCTTTCCAAGTTGCGCCACTGCCATCTTGTGTCTTTAATTGGTTATTGTTCTGATAACAATGAGATGATACTTGTTTACGAGTACATGCCCAACGGGACAATTGAGCATCATTTGCACAAAGCTGAGACTCCTTTATCTTGGATGCATAGGCTCAAGATAAGCATAGGTGCAGCACGAGGATTAGATTACCTGCACACCGGTGTGGGTACCCAACAAGGAATCATACACCGAGATGTGAAAAGCTCTAATATTCTACTAGATGAAAATTGGGCAGCAAAGATCGCGGattttggtttgtcaaaaattatAGATGAACCATCTTCTGGTGTGAGTACCGGCCTTAAAGGCACATTTGGGTATCTAGATCCAGAGTACTCCATGACCGGGCATTTAACTAGGAAATCAGATGTTTATTCTTTTGGGGTCGTTTTGTTTGAGGTACTATCTGGGAGGCGTGCAGTCGATACAAGGTTTAAAGAAGAGGAGTGGAATTTGGCAATTTGGGCTAAAAAGTGTGTGAAAGAACGAAGATTAGATCAGATTGTTAGTTCTCATATTATAGCACAAATTTCTCCAAAATGCTTGAATAAGTTTGTCCAGATTGCAGACCGGTGTTTAAACAACTCCAGAAAAAAGCGCCCCACAATGGCTGATGTTGTGGTTACTCTTCAGCAATCATTGGCATTGCAGGAGCAATTTGACAGTTCAGCGCAGGCTGCAGGTTCAACGGGGTTCACCTATAAAATGCAATATCTACTTTTCGGGCCTAGACATAACTCTG GTGACCCTGACACACTGTCATCCACCCATAAAGGGGGTATCGATCATTCTTTTAGAATGTTTTCATACAGAGATATGGAACGAGCCACTAGAAATTTCAGCAGTCACATGTTGTTGGGTCGTGGACATTATGGAGAGGTATATAGAGGTTGGCTTGATAAGAAGACCTTTTCCCCTTCAACGTCTGATAATGGATTGATCATTGCTGTTAAAAGACTCGATACATACAAGTTTAAACCTCATATGGTAAAGGAG CAGAAGATGAAACTTTTGGAAGAATTtaatgatcccaacgttgttaagATCTTAGGGTACTGCACGGAAGAAGATTCGATACTCATTGTCTACGAGTTCATGCATCAAGGAACCTTAAACGATTATCTATTCAGTG TTGAAAGAAGAACAGAGCGACACCTGTTTATTTCGAGGGTCAAAATTGCAATAGGGGTTGCTCGAGGTCTTGCTTTCTTGCGCAcacatccccaacttgaagattGCTCATTGCAGATGCACAATATATTGTTGGATGAG GAATTTAATGCAAAACTCTCCGATTTTGATGTGAAAATGTTGGTACCCAGTAGTGATGCTGATGAACCCTTGTATCTCACTCCAAGTTCATCCT AG